Proteins encoded in a region of the Mycolicibacterium chitae genome:
- a CDS encoding THUMP-like domain-containing protein, translating to MAFTLDDVEYLTSPRGVAALADVAALDLAGDRIADIAAVRARHGARTAVLVETTLLRRRASQKLPDAEHWLFTDEALQQATAAPVAAQRARRLAGRTVADVTCSVGAELAALCGTATAVIGSDIDPIRLAMARHNLAGAPVLLCRADALAPITAEAAVIADPARRSGGRRRFDPRDYAPALDDLLAAYAGRDLVVKCAPGIDFDALADMGFRGEIEITSWRGSVREACLWSAGLAEPGIARRASVLDTGEQVTDAESDDCGVGPVGRWIVDPDGAVVRAGLVRHYGARHGLWQLDPDIAYLTGDAVPPGIRGFEVIEQIPFTEKALRQALSALDCGALEILVRGVRVDPDQLRRRMRPRGDTPLSVVITRVGAGQAARAVAFICRSPRPEAARD from the coding sequence CTGGCCTTCACCCTCGACGACGTCGAGTACCTGACGTCGCCGCGGGGCGTGGCGGCGCTGGCCGACGTGGCCGCGCTGGACCTGGCCGGCGACCGGATCGCCGACATCGCCGCCGTGCGGGCGCGCCACGGCGCGCGCACCGCCGTCCTCGTGGAGACCACGTTGCTGCGCCGCAGGGCGTCGCAGAAGCTGCCCGACGCCGAGCACTGGCTGTTCACCGACGAGGCGCTGCAGCAGGCGACCGCGGCGCCGGTCGCCGCGCAGCGGGCGCGCCGGCTGGCCGGCCGCACGGTCGCCGACGTCACCTGTTCGGTCGGTGCGGAGCTGGCGGCCCTGTGCGGCACCGCAACCGCCGTCATCGGCAGCGACATCGACCCGATCCGGCTGGCCATGGCCCGGCACAATCTCGCGGGCGCACCGGTGTTGCTGTGTCGCGCCGACGCTTTGGCGCCGATCACCGCCGAGGCGGCGGTGATCGCGGATCCGGCGCGGCGCAGCGGCGGCCGGCGCCGCTTCGACCCGCGGGACTACGCCCCGGCCCTCGACGACCTGCTCGCGGCGTACGCGGGCCGGGACCTGGTGGTGAAGTGCGCCCCCGGCATCGACTTCGATGCGTTGGCGGACATGGGTTTTCGCGGCGAGATTGAGATCACCTCGTGGCGCGGCTCGGTGCGCGAGGCCTGCCTGTGGTCGGCCGGGCTGGCCGAGCCCGGCATCGCCCGGCGGGCCAGCGTGCTCGACACGGGGGAGCAGGTCACCGACGCCGAGAGCGACGACTGCGGCGTGGGCCCGGTGGGACGCTGGATCGTCGACCCGGACGGCGCCGTGGTCCGCGCGGGGTTGGTGCGTCATTACGGCGCGCGGCACGGGCTGTGGCAACTGGACCCCGACATCGCCTACCTCACCGGCGACGCCGTACCGCCCGGGATCCGCGGTTTCGAGGTCATCGAGCAGATTCCGTTCACGGAAAAAGCGTTGCGGCAAGCGCTTTCGGCGCTGGACTGTGGTGCCCTGGAGATCTTGGTGCGCGGCGTTCGGGTGGATCCCGATCAGCTGCGGCGCCGGATGCGCCCGCGCGGCGACACCCCGCTGTCGGTGGTGATCACCCGCGTCGGCGCCGGTCAGGCCGCCCGCGCCGTCGCCTTCATCTGCCGTTCGCCGCGGCCGGAAGCGGCGCGGGACTAG